One region of Miscanthus floridulus cultivar M001 chromosome 19, ASM1932011v1, whole genome shotgun sequence genomic DNA includes:
- the LOC136527961 gene encoding histone-lysine N-methyltransferase EZ1-like isoform X2, translated as MEAAAAAPPAVASSASASASAGRSRPSTSAAQDTTITAVQAGEENAASPYVLSVIDSLKKRITADRLTYIKNRIGENKINLSSYTQRTYSLSKNRQINTLKGTDLASNLLTKRQDDALCTLHSYDIIPVDKDDGNFQDESPFSSSNAIFGGNLGPKNAIRPIKLPEVPKLPPYTTWIFLDRNQRMTEDQSVLGRRRIYYDTSCGEALICSDSEDEAIEDEEEKKEFKHSEDCIIRMTIQECGMSDAVLQTLARYMERATDDIKARYEILHGEKTKDSCKKGTEHNAKVEDLYRDKDLDAALDSFDNLFCRRCLVFDCKLHGCSQDLVFPTEKQTAWSGVDDGVPCGIHCYKLASEPDSVTGVDHMLIDVEEPAHSSDNVMNQPGPNRKKNGSSGRKTKSQQSESSSTARVISESSDSEVHPISNKSPQHSPSPSKVKIGPKGGIRKITNRRIAKRILMSVKKGQREMASSDSNSVSGSSLARDMKLRSDTRNGNKELIVSSQQSSPSTRISKKKSTPQIGNNSASAEVHNDSTEEANNRHSATDGYDSSRKEEFVDENICKQEGYLRSWKAIEQGLLVKGLEIFGRNSCLIARNLLAGMKTCRDVFQYMNYIENSSASGALSGVDSLVKGYIKGTELRTRSRYFRRRGKVRRLKYTWKSAGYHFIRKRITERKDQPCRQYNPCGCQSACGKQCPCLTNGTCCEKYCGCPKICKNRFRGCHCAKSQCRSRQCPCFAADRECDPDVCRNCWVGCGDGTLGVPNQRGDNYECRNMKLLLKQQQREILKSSFL; from the exons atggaagcagcggcggcggcgccgccggcagtgGCGTCGTCCGCATCTGCCTCGGCTTCCGCGGGCCGGTCGCGCCCATCTACCAGCGCCGCCCAG gacaCCACTATTACAGCTGTGCAAGCTGGAGAAGAAAATGCTGCCTCCCCCTATGTTTTATCTGTTATTGACTCGTTAAAAAAGAGGATTACCGCAGATCGTTTGACTTACATTAAG AATAGGATAGGGGAGAATAAGATTAATCTCAGCAGCTATACACAGAGGACTTACAGTTTATCAAAAAATAGGCAAATTAATACATTAAAGGGTACTGATTTAGCATCAAATTTGCTCACAAAAAGGCAAGATGATGCGCTATGCACCCTGCATAGTTATGATATTATTCCGGTTGACAAAGATGATGGCAATTTTCAAGATGAAAGTCCTTTCTCCTCATCGAATGCTATTTTTGGTGGAAATCTTGGTCCCAAGAATGCTATTAGACCAATTAAATTACCAGAAGTGCCAAAGCTTCCGCCTTATACAACATGGATATTTTTGGACAG GAACCAGAGGATGACAGAAGACCAATCTGTACTTGGTCGACGGAGGATTTACTATGATACCAGTTGTGGCGAAGCTCTAATTTGCAGCGATAGTGAAGATGAGGCCattgaggatgaggaggaaaaaAAGGAATTTAAACATTCTGAAGATTGCATTATTCG GATGAcaattcaagaatgtggcatgtctGATGCTGTACTGCAAACGCTAGCTCGATACATGGAGCGGGCTACTGATGACATAAAG GCCAGGTATGAAATCCTGCATGGTGAGAAAACTAAGGATTCTTGCAAGAAAGGGACTGAGCATAATGCCAAAGTGGAAGATTTGTACCGTGACAAAGATTTGGATGCAGCATTGGATTCCTTTGACAATCTCTTCTGTCGACGATGTCTA GTGTTTGATTGCAAGCTACACGGGTGTTCTCAAGATTTAGTATTTCCT ACAGAAAAACAGACAGCTTGGAGTGGCGTTGATGATGGTGTACCCTGTGGTATTCATTGCTATAAACTG GCCTCTGAACCAGATTCTGTAACTGGAGTTGATCACATGCTTATTGATGTTGAGGAGCCAGCTCACTCATCAGACAATGTGATGAACCAGCCAGGCCCAAATAGGAAAAAGAACGGCTCCAGTGGAAGGAAAACTAAATCTCAACAAAGTGAAAGCTCTTCAACTGCAAGGGTTATCTCAGAAAGCAGTGACTCAGAAGTACATCCAATAAGCAATAAATCTCCACAACACTCCCCTAGTCCCTCAAAAGTTAAAATTGGGCCGAAAGGTGGAATCAGAAAGATTACCAATAGACGAATTGCCAAGAGAATTCTCATGAGTGTGAAGAAAGGACAAAGGGAAATGGCATCATCTGATTCTAATTCTGTTAGTGGATCTTCTTTGGCAAGGGACATGAAGCTTAGATCTGATACACGAAATGGAAATAAGGAATTAATTGTATCCTCACAACAGAGTTCTCCAAGCACAAGAATTTCCAAAAAGAAGAGTACACCTCAAATTGGGAATAACTCAGCTTCTGCTGAAGTTCATAATGATTcaacagaagaagcaaataaCCGTCATTCAGCGACAGATGGATACGATAGTTCAAGGAAAGAAGAATTCGTCGATGAGAATATATGCAAGCAGGAGGGTTACTTGAGATCCTGGAAGGCAATTGAGCAGGGACTTCTGGTGAAAGGATTAGAGATTTTTGGAAGGAACAG TTGTTTAATTGCTCGGAACCTTCTTGCTGGAATGAAGACATGCAGAGATGTTTTTCAGTATATGAATTATATTGAAAACAGCAGTGCATCTGGAGCTCTTAGTGGTGTCGATTCTCTTGTTAAAGGATATATTAAG GGTACTGAGTTGCGCACAAGGTCAAGGTATTTTAGAAGGCGAGGTAAAGTCCGTCGTTTGAAGTACACCTGGAAATCTGCAGGTTACCATTTCATAAGGAAAAGGATTACCGAAAGGAAGGATCAGCCTTGTCGACAATATAATCCTTGTGGTTGTCAATCTGCATGTGGAAAGCAGTGTCCATGTCTTACAAATGGGACATGCTGTGAGAAATACTGCGG GTGTCCAAAAATTTGCAAGAACCGTTTTCGAGGATGTCACTGTGCAAAGAGTCAGTGTCGCAGCCGCCAATGTCCATGTTTTGCTGCTGACAGGGAATGCGATCCGGATGTTTGCAGAAACTGCTGGGTTGG GTGTGGTGATGGTACATTGGGAGTTCCAAACCAGAGAGGAGATAATTATGAATGCAGGAACATGAAACTGCTTCTTAAACAACAACAAAGG GAGATTCTCAAGTCTAGCTTTCTTTAA
- the LOC136527961 gene encoding histone-lysine N-methyltransferase EZ1-like isoform X1 yields the protein MEAAAAAPPAVASSASASASAGRSRPSTSAAQDTTITAVQAGEENAASPYVLSVIDSLKKRITADRLTYIKNRIGENKINLSSYTQRTYSLSKNRQINTLKGTDLASNLLTKRQDDALCTLHSYDIIPVDKDDGNFQDESPFSSSNAIFGGNLGPKNAIRPIKLPEVPKLPPYTTWIFLDRNQRMTEDQSVLGRRRIYYDTSCGEALICSDSEDEAIEDEEEKKEFKHSEDCIIRMTIQECGMSDAVLQTLARYMERATDDIKARYEILHGEKTKDSCKKGTEHNAKVEDLYRDKDLDAALDSFDNLFCRRCLVFDCKLHGCSQDLVFPTEKQTAWSGVDDGVPCGIHCYKLASEPDSVTGVDHMLIDVEEPAHSSDNVMNQPGPNRKKNGSSGRKTKSQQSESSSTARVISESSDSEVHPISNKSPQHSPSPSKVKIGPKGGIRKITNRRIAKRILMSVKKGQREMASSDSNSVSGSSLARDMKLRSDTRNGNKELIVSSQQSSPSTRISKKKSTPQIGNNSASAEVHNDSTEEANNRHSATDGYDSSRKEEFVDENICKQEGYLRSWKAIEQGLLVKGLEIFGRNSCLIARNLLAGMKTCRDVFQYMNYIENSSASGALSGVDSLVKGYIKGTELRTRSRYFRRRGKVRRLKYTWKSAGYHFIRKRITERKDQPCRQYNPCGCQSACGKQCPCLTNGTCCEKYCGCPKICKNRFRGCHCAKSQCRSRQCPCFAADRECDPDVCRNCWVGCGDGTLGVPNQRGDNYECRNMKLLLKQQQRVLLGRSDVSGWGAFLKNSVSKHEYLGEYTGELISHKEADKRGKIYDRENSSFLFNLNNEYVLDAYRMGDKLKFANHAPDPNCYAKVIMVAGDHRVGIFAKERILAGEELFYDYRYEPDRAPAWARKPEASGGKDDGQPSNGRAKKLAQNTRG from the exons atggaagcagcggcggcggcgccgccggcagtgGCGTCGTCCGCATCTGCCTCGGCTTCCGCGGGCCGGTCGCGCCCATCTACCAGCGCCGCCCAG gacaCCACTATTACAGCTGTGCAAGCTGGAGAAGAAAATGCTGCCTCCCCCTATGTTTTATCTGTTATTGACTCGTTAAAAAAGAGGATTACCGCAGATCGTTTGACTTACATTAAG AATAGGATAGGGGAGAATAAGATTAATCTCAGCAGCTATACACAGAGGACTTACAGTTTATCAAAAAATAGGCAAATTAATACATTAAAGGGTACTGATTTAGCATCAAATTTGCTCACAAAAAGGCAAGATGATGCGCTATGCACCCTGCATAGTTATGATATTATTCCGGTTGACAAAGATGATGGCAATTTTCAAGATGAAAGTCCTTTCTCCTCATCGAATGCTATTTTTGGTGGAAATCTTGGTCCCAAGAATGCTATTAGACCAATTAAATTACCAGAAGTGCCAAAGCTTCCGCCTTATACAACATGGATATTTTTGGACAG GAACCAGAGGATGACAGAAGACCAATCTGTACTTGGTCGACGGAGGATTTACTATGATACCAGTTGTGGCGAAGCTCTAATTTGCAGCGATAGTGAAGATGAGGCCattgaggatgaggaggaaaaaAAGGAATTTAAACATTCTGAAGATTGCATTATTCG GATGAcaattcaagaatgtggcatgtctGATGCTGTACTGCAAACGCTAGCTCGATACATGGAGCGGGCTACTGATGACATAAAG GCCAGGTATGAAATCCTGCATGGTGAGAAAACTAAGGATTCTTGCAAGAAAGGGACTGAGCATAATGCCAAAGTGGAAGATTTGTACCGTGACAAAGATTTGGATGCAGCATTGGATTCCTTTGACAATCTCTTCTGTCGACGATGTCTA GTGTTTGATTGCAAGCTACACGGGTGTTCTCAAGATTTAGTATTTCCT ACAGAAAAACAGACAGCTTGGAGTGGCGTTGATGATGGTGTACCCTGTGGTATTCATTGCTATAAACTG GCCTCTGAACCAGATTCTGTAACTGGAGTTGATCACATGCTTATTGATGTTGAGGAGCCAGCTCACTCATCAGACAATGTGATGAACCAGCCAGGCCCAAATAGGAAAAAGAACGGCTCCAGTGGAAGGAAAACTAAATCTCAACAAAGTGAAAGCTCTTCAACTGCAAGGGTTATCTCAGAAAGCAGTGACTCAGAAGTACATCCAATAAGCAATAAATCTCCACAACACTCCCCTAGTCCCTCAAAAGTTAAAATTGGGCCGAAAGGTGGAATCAGAAAGATTACCAATAGACGAATTGCCAAGAGAATTCTCATGAGTGTGAAGAAAGGACAAAGGGAAATGGCATCATCTGATTCTAATTCTGTTAGTGGATCTTCTTTGGCAAGGGACATGAAGCTTAGATCTGATACACGAAATGGAAATAAGGAATTAATTGTATCCTCACAACAGAGTTCTCCAAGCACAAGAATTTCCAAAAAGAAGAGTACACCTCAAATTGGGAATAACTCAGCTTCTGCTGAAGTTCATAATGATTcaacagaagaagcaaataaCCGTCATTCAGCGACAGATGGATACGATAGTTCAAGGAAAGAAGAATTCGTCGATGAGAATATATGCAAGCAGGAGGGTTACTTGAGATCCTGGAAGGCAATTGAGCAGGGACTTCTGGTGAAAGGATTAGAGATTTTTGGAAGGAACAG TTGTTTAATTGCTCGGAACCTTCTTGCTGGAATGAAGACATGCAGAGATGTTTTTCAGTATATGAATTATATTGAAAACAGCAGTGCATCTGGAGCTCTTAGTGGTGTCGATTCTCTTGTTAAAGGATATATTAAG GGTACTGAGTTGCGCACAAGGTCAAGGTATTTTAGAAGGCGAGGTAAAGTCCGTCGTTTGAAGTACACCTGGAAATCTGCAGGTTACCATTTCATAAGGAAAAGGATTACCGAAAGGAAGGATCAGCCTTGTCGACAATATAATCCTTGTGGTTGTCAATCTGCATGTGGAAAGCAGTGTCCATGTCTTACAAATGGGACATGCTGTGAGAAATACTGCGG GTGTCCAAAAATTTGCAAGAACCGTTTTCGAGGATGTCACTGTGCAAAGAGTCAGTGTCGCAGCCGCCAATGTCCATGTTTTGCTGCTGACAGGGAATGCGATCCGGATGTTTGCAGAAACTGCTGGGTTGG GTGTGGTGATGGTACATTGGGAGTTCCAAACCAGAGAGGAGATAATTATGAATGCAGGAACATGAAACTGCTTCTTAAACAACAACAAAGG GTCTTACTTGGAAGATCAGATGTCTCTGGCTGGGGAGCATTCCTCAAG AATAGTGTTAGCAAACATGAATATCTTGGTGAGTACACTGGGGAACTAATCTCACACAAAGAAGCAGATAAGCGTGGAAAGATATACGATCGTGAGAACTCATCATTTCTTTTCAACCTGAACAATGAG TATGTTCTTGACGCATACAGAATGGGTGACAAGCTGAAATTTGCCAACCATGCCCCTGACCCGAATTGCTATGCCAAGGTTATCATGGTAGCTGGTGATCATAGAGTGGGCATATTCGCCAAAGAAAGAATCCTCGCTGGCGAAGAGTTATTCTATGATTACCGCTATGAGCCTGACAGAGCCCCTGCTTGGGCCCGGAAGCCTGAGGCTTCGGGAGGAAAGGATGATGGGCAACCGTCCAATGGGCGTGCAAAGAAGCTCGCCCAAAACACCAGAGGCTGA